One region of Girardinichthys multiradiatus isolate DD_20200921_A chromosome 1, DD_fGirMul_XY1, whole genome shotgun sequence genomic DNA includes:
- the LOC124875135 gene encoding tumor necrosis factor receptor superfamily member 14-like, giving the protein MDLPNGEKRCTPCSTCDSGAGLMVKQGCRTYADTVCELMEGFFFTDPKSGGCGVAQKHRSCEPGQYISKKGTASTDTDCSDCFSGTFSNGTMLSCQQHRQCEKENLQLIKAGTASTDAECGEEGSNITGIVIGVVVLLVLAAIVAVYLLWKHRRKAKAVICTKLQKPQREDAEGAEHSNPLTTPERETFH; this is encoded by the exons ATGGACCTGCCAAATGGAGAGAAGAGATGCACTCCATGTTCTACCTGTGATTCAG GAGCTGGTCTGATGGTCAAACAAGGATGTAGAACATATGCAGACACAGTCTGTGAACTAATGGAGGGGTTCTTCTTTACAGACCCTAAATCAGGAGGCTGTGGTGTAGCACAGAAACACAGGAGCTGTGAACCAGGACAGTACATCAGCAAGAAAG GAACAGCCTCCACAGACACAGACTGCTCTGACTGCTTCAGTGGAACATTTTCTAATGGGACAATGTTGTCTTGtcagcaacacagaca atgtgaaaaagaaaaccttcagctgataaAAGCAGGAACAGCTTCAACTGACGCTGAATGTGGAGAAGAAGGTTCCAATATCACAGGAATAGTGATCGGTGTGGTGGTTTTATTAGTTTTAGCAGCGATTGTTGCTGTTTATCTTCTCTGGAAACATCGGAGGAAGGCAAAAGCAG tcaTTTGCACAAAACTACAAAAACCCCAAAGG GAAGATGCAGAAGGAGCAGAACACAGCAATCCTTTGACAACACCAG AGAGGGAAACCTTTCATTAA
- the LOC124855487 gene encoding tumor necrosis factor receptor superfamily member 14-like, with amino-acid sequence MDLPNGEKRCTPCSTCDSGAGLMVKQGCRTYADTVCEPMEGFFFTDPKSGGCGVAQKHRSCEPGQYISKKGTASTDTDCSDCFSGTFSNGTMLSCQQHRQCEKENLQLIKAGTASTDAECGEKGSNITGIVIGVVVFLVVAAIAAVLNWKYKIITIPVICTKRQKPQREDAEGAEHSNRLTTPGSRYNQAGC; translated from the exons ATGGACCTGCCAAATGGAGAGAAGAGATGCACTCCATGTTCTACCTGTGATTCAG GAGCTGGTCTGATGGTCAAACAAGGATGTAGAACATATGCAGACACAGTCTGTGAACCAATGGAGGGGTTCTTCTTTACAGACCCTAAATCAGGAGGCTGTGGTGTAGCACAGAAACACAGGAGCTGTGAACCAGGACAGTACATCAGCAAGAAAG GAACAGCCTCCACAGACACAGACTGCTCTGACTGCTTCAGTGGAACATTTTCTAATGGGACAATGTTGTCTTGtcagcaacacagaca atgtgaaaaagaaaaccttcagctgataaAAGCAGGAACAGCTTCAACTGACGCTGAATGTGGAGAAAAAGGTTCCAATATCACAGGAATAGTGATCGGTGTGGTGGTTTTTTTAGTTGTAGCAGCGATTGCTGCTGTACTTAActggaaatataaaataattacaatacCAG tcaTTTGCACAAAACGACAAAAACCCCAAAGG GAAGATGCAGAAGGAGCAGAACACAGCAATCGTTTAACAACACCAG GATCCAGATACAACCAAGCTGGATGCTGA